In Leptospira brenneri, one DNA window encodes the following:
- a CDS encoding TetR/AcrR family transcriptional regulator, with translation MKPKQKILESSFALFREKGFQATGIAEILEKAGAYKKTLYDHFPSKDDIGFEYLNYLSEQQRVVMLKVLAKGTSMSDFIEKWVNFIVRNQRNTSRKDCPIALFSGEISHLSQFDTYRNKAVQHVMETVETCILNFAPNLRQDLVKALSYELYMSYLGGLRLYALTKDRKVIERMKSQMIMSAERIIKN, from the coding sequence TTGAAACCCAAACAAAAAATTTTAGAAAGTTCCTTTGCATTGTTTCGTGAAAAAGGTTTCCAAGCCACGGGAATAGCGGAAATCTTAGAGAAAGCTGGCGCGTATAAAAAAACTCTCTATGATCATTTCCCTTCAAAAGATGATATTGGATTCGAGTACTTAAATTATCTTTCGGAACAACAACGTGTTGTTATGCTAAAAGTATTGGCGAAAGGTACAAGTATGTCTGACTTTATTGAAAAATGGGTTAATTTCATTGTAAGAAACCAAAGAAATACTTCCAGAAAAGATTGTCCCATCGCCTTATTTTCTGGTGAAATTTCTCATTTGAGTCAATTTGATACTTATAGAAATAAGGCCGTACAACATGTAATGGAAACGGTAGAAACCTGTATTTTAAATTTTGCTCCCAATTTACGACAAGACCTTGTCAAAGCACTGAGTTATGAGTTGTATATGAGTTATCTTGGTGGCCTTCGGTTGTATGCATTGACCAAAGATAGAAAAGTCATCGAAAGGATGAAGTCGCAAATGATTATGTCTGCAGAACGTATCATTAAAAATTAA
- a CDS encoding N-acyl-D-amino-acid deacylase family protein — MADTLIKQARIFDGSTKASFIGDVRIKDGIIQSISKTELTPNPGETVVDAKGLWLTPGFIDFHTHYDAEIEMAPDLSESVRHGVTTISLGSCSLSLAVGDPTDLADMFSRVEAIPRKNVLSILESKKNWNSASEYKSHLNAMPLGPNVTSFAGHSAIRAHVMGLERSLTKGEKPTKQELEKMNHHLEEALDAGFMGLSINTLVWDKMDGSRFRSRPLPSTYANWSEYEYLNKTLRKRGKVFQGVPNVSTKINVLMFLKEAFGIFRKPLKTTVISLMDVKFDPGLYKLLNVVGRITNTIFRSDFKFQALPEPFDLYADGMDVVVFEEFAAGAKANHIEDELERKQLMKDPTYRSWFKRQWTNWFLPRVFHRNFKETKIVDAPDKSLIGKSIDEVAKEKGVHSVTAFLDLVAEHGNKVRWYTVMANHRKEPLQKIVSYPDILIGFSDAGAHLRGMAHYNFPLRMLKLVRDAELEKKPFMSMEKAVHRLTGEIGDWFGIDAGYIREGKRADLVLIDPTKLDDSLAKDVEAPMPFMEDFKRWVRRNDDTVKQVYINGKLAIDQGKPVAALGKEKGYGSFLSSTIGT; from the coding sequence ATGGCAGACACACTCATCAAACAGGCAAGAATTTTTGACGGAAGCACAAAGGCATCTTTTATCGGTGATGTAAGAATCAAAGACGGAATCATTCAATCCATCTCTAAAACAGAATTAACTCCGAACCCGGGAGAAACGGTTGTCGATGCCAAAGGCCTTTGGTTGACTCCAGGATTTATCGATTTTCACACACATTATGATGCAGAGATTGAAATGGCACCCGATCTTTCGGAGTCTGTGCGCCATGGGGTGACAACCATTTCTCTTGGAAGTTGTTCTTTAAGTTTAGCAGTGGGAGATCCGACTGACCTTGCTGATATGTTTAGTCGCGTGGAAGCCATTCCCAGAAAGAATGTTTTATCAATTCTCGAAAGTAAAAAAAATTGGAACTCTGCCTCTGAATACAAAAGTCATTTGAATGCTATGCCACTTGGCCCCAATGTGACTTCTTTTGCTGGCCACTCTGCTATCCGTGCTCATGTGATGGGACTCGAACGTTCCTTAACCAAAGGAGAAAAACCCACCAAACAAGAGTTAGAAAAAATGAATCACCATCTGGAGGAAGCTCTGGATGCAGGTTTTATGGGTTTATCCATCAATACTCTAGTTTGGGATAAAATGGATGGATCTAGATTTAGATCAAGACCCCTTCCTTCTACTTACGCAAATTGGAGTGAATACGAATATTTGAATAAAACATTAAGAAAAAGGGGGAAAGTCTTTCAAGGGGTTCCCAATGTTTCTACAAAGATCAATGTATTAATGTTTTTAAAAGAAGCATTCGGTATTTTTCGCAAACCTCTGAAAACAACAGTAATATCACTGATGGATGTGAAATTTGATCCGGGTTTGTATAAACTTTTAAACGTGGTTGGTAGAATCACAAATACAATCTTTCGATCGGATTTTAAGTTCCAAGCACTGCCAGAACCATTTGATTTGTATGCCGATGGAATGGATGTGGTTGTATTTGAAGAATTCGCAGCCGGTGCCAAAGCAAATCATATCGAAGACGAATTAGAAAGAAAACAACTTATGAAAGATCCAACCTATAGGTCTTGGTTCAAACGCCAATGGACCAATTGGTTTTTGCCACGAGTCTTTCACCGAAACTTCAAAGAAACAAAAATTGTAGATGCCCCCGACAAATCACTCATCGGGAAATCAATCGATGAGGTTGCCAAAGAAAAAGGTGTCCATTCGGTTACCGCGTTTTTAGATTTGGTAGCTGAACATGGAAACAAAGTTCGTTGGTATACGGTCATGGCAAATCATAGAAAAGAACCGTTGCAAAAGATTGTATCTTATCCCGACATCTTAATTGGATTTTCGGATGCGGGTGCTCACTTACGAGGGATGGCACATTATAATTTTCCACTTCGAATGTTAAAACTAGTAAGAGATGCAGAACTAGAAAAAAAACCATTTATGAGTATGGAAAAAGCCGTTCACCGTTTAACAGGAGAAATCGGAGATTGGTTTGGGATTGATGCAGGTTACATTCGGGAAGGGAAAAGAGCCGATTTAGTTTTGATTGATCCAACCAAACTTGACGACTCACTTGCCAAAGACGTAGAAGCACCAATGCCGTTTATGGAAGATTTTAAACGTTGGGTTCGCCGTAATGATGATACTGTTAAACAAGTTTATATCAACGGAAAACTAGCAATCGACCAAGGTAAACCAGTTGCCGCCTTAGGAAAAGAAAAAGGATACGGTAGTTTCCTTTCCTCCACCATCGGAACTTAA
- a CDS encoding AMP-dependent synthetase/ligase, whose product MIQNYENLYQALAHVAETLPNKVSFRKRSSAHEFPGISFGDLKQFVDHLTLGLIDLGVEVGDRIGFFCDATVNWLRTDIAILTSGAVVVPRGTDIVREEILYILNHSEAKYLVVQKPKDKKRIDDLLGDLPHLKQILILETDQGELYTGENSIAGVVSRGKERWSKDGKQSLNARIEETDPDALATLIYTSGTTGNPKGVMLSQKGWITAIQNTISRLDMNSSDNAVSLLPPWHAFERAIEYATIFLGIDFLVSNMSSLKDDLRDFRPTIFPSVPRIWESVYNGIIAKVAKEGGFKEKLFHFFLKLGATWAHYYAMCFGFEFEIKKPNFFVSFSKRTYAFIILVFLSPLKLLSTQIFSAIHKALGGRIRICISAGSALPSVVDGFLSAIGLKVLEGYGMTETSAVVSIRSNTKPTKGTVGIPIAGYQIRLKDETGKLVTEVGAKGTLWIKSKQILKGYYKRPELNQVVFDSEGFFDTGDLMMISHRNELVFAGRSKDTIALIGGENVEPIPIEDKLLTSPFIDQVMVVGHDKKTLGALIVPNFEAVETKIPGISKEKAGEWNSLPKVRELYRSEISRIISRENGFKGFEMVPANNFYVVPRPFDPDVEMTRTLKMKRNVISDVFSKQIEGIYQ is encoded by the coding sequence ATGATCCAAAACTACGAAAACCTCTATCAGGCACTCGCCCACGTCGCAGAAACTCTCCCAAACAAAGTTTCCTTTCGGAAACGAAGTTCTGCTCATGAATTTCCTGGAATCAGTTTTGGAGATTTGAAGCAGTTTGTCGACCACTTGACTTTGGGTTTGATTGATCTTGGCGTAGAAGTGGGAGACCGGATTGGTTTTTTCTGTGATGCCACAGTGAATTGGCTCCGCACAGATATAGCCATCCTTACCTCGGGAGCTGTTGTTGTCCCCAGAGGAACGGACATCGTTCGAGAAGAAATTCTTTATATTCTCAATCATTCAGAAGCCAAATACCTCGTGGTTCAAAAACCTAAGGATAAAAAACGCATCGATGATCTGTTAGGTGATCTTCCTCATTTAAAACAAATTTTAATTTTAGAAACTGACCAAGGGGAATTGTATACGGGTGAAAATTCTATTGCAGGTGTTGTCAGTAGAGGAAAAGAGAGATGGAGTAAAGACGGCAAACAAAGTTTAAATGCAAGGATCGAAGAAACTGATCCTGATGCATTAGCCACTTTGATTTATACTTCAGGAACTACCGGAAATCCCAAAGGTGTGATGCTTTCGCAAAAAGGTTGGATCACCGCTATTCAAAATACCATCTCTAGATTGGATATGAATTCGAGTGACAATGCGGTGAGTTTACTCCCTCCTTGGCATGCCTTTGAGAGAGCGATCGAATATGCCACCATCTTTCTTGGGATTGATTTTTTAGTTTCGAACATGTCTTCTTTAAAGGATGATCTTCGAGACTTTCGACCCACTATTTTTCCTTCTGTTCCTAGAATTTGGGAATCAGTTTATAATGGAATCATTGCCAAGGTTGCCAAAGAAGGTGGGTTTAAAGAAAAGTTATTTCATTTCTTTTTGAAACTAGGAGCCACGTGGGCCCATTACTATGCCATGTGTTTTGGATTTGAATTTGAAATCAAAAAACCAAATTTCTTTGTTTCTTTTTCAAAGAGAACCTATGCCTTCATTATTTTGGTATTTTTATCTCCCCTAAAACTCCTAAGCACTCAAATTTTTTCTGCAATTCATAAGGCGTTAGGTGGTAGAATCAGAATTTGTATTTCTGCAGGTTCTGCTCTCCCGAGTGTAGTGGATGGATTTCTATCTGCAATTGGACTTAAAGTTTTAGAAGGTTATGGAATGACAGAAACTTCTGCGGTTGTTTCCATTCGTTCGAACACCAAACCAACAAAAGGAACTGTCGGAATTCCCATCGCTGGTTACCAAATTCGTTTGAAGGATGAAACGGGAAAACTTGTAACGGAAGTAGGGGCCAAAGGAACCCTTTGGATCAAATCCAAACAAATCTTAAAAGGTTATTATAAACGTCCAGAGCTCAACCAAGTTGTTTTTGATTCAGAAGGTTTTTTTGATACAGGAGATCTTATGATGATTTCTCATAGAAACGAACTTGTGTTTGCTGGTCGTTCGAAAGACACCATTGCTCTCATCGGTGGTGAAAACGTAGAACCCATTCCTATTGAAGATAAACTTCTAACCTCTCCTTTTATTGATCAAGTGATGGTTGTGGGTCATGATAAAAAAACTTTAGGCGCTCTCATCGTTCCCAATTTCGAAGCAGTCGAAACAAAAATTCCCGGAATTTCCAAGGAAAAAGCGGGGGAGTGGAATTCGCTTCCAAAAGTTCGAGAATTATACCGCTCAGAAATCTCACGAATTATCTCACGCGAAAACGGATTCAAAGGATTTGAAATGGTTCCAGCTAACAATTTTTATGTGGTTCCGCGACCCTTTGATCCCGATGTCGAAATGACACGAACTTTGAAAATGAAGCGAAATGTCATTTCGGATGTATTTTCAAAACAAATTGAAGGAATTTACCAATGA
- a CDS encoding CBS domain-containing protein has product MFFWIHDGRISPNPPTSYADRVHKIHPGGKNAPISGEGEGSSLSHQTSFLHRPPGDVYKESAGQTEKTVYFLHEIMSTPVLTLPSTETISNCLDFMLEKRIRHLPITNEKGILVGFVSDRDILEKSKSYERDWPISDIMTKRVLAGSPGAEIRGVTQVLLEERIGCIPVVNDDNHPIGMITRSDLLRLLLKYPNLNIIA; this is encoded by the coding sequence ATGTTCTTTTGGATCCATGATGGGAGGATTTCCCCTAATCCACCGACTTCTTACGCAGATCGCGTGCATAAAATCCATCCGGGAGGGAAGAATGCGCCCATCTCCGGCGAGGGAGAAGGAAGTTCTCTTTCCCACCAGACTTCCTTTTTACACCGTCCTCCTGGGGACGTTTACAAGGAATCCGCAGGACAAACGGAAAAAACGGTCTATTTTCTCCATGAAATCATGTCGACCCCGGTCTTAACGTTGCCATCCACGGAAACCATCTCCAACTGTTTGGATTTTATGTTAGAAAAAAGGATCCGTCATCTCCCCATCACCAATGAAAAAGGAATTCTTGTTGGTTTTGTCTCTGATCGAGACATCTTAGAAAAAAGTAAGTCCTACGAGCGGGATTGGCCTATTTCCGATATCATGACAAAGCGCGTGTTAGCCGGTTCACCAGGAGCAGAAATTCGAGGAGTCACACAAGTGCTTTTAGAAGAAAGAATTGGATGTATTCCTGTTGTAAATGACGATAATCATCCTATTGGGATGATCACAAGATCGGATTTACTCCGCCTCCTTTTGAAATATCCAAATTTGAATATCATCGCGTAA
- the leuA2 gene encoding 2-isopropylmalate synthase LeuA2: MKPKQIKIQDVTLRDGNQALRKPWTLEEKIEVFDLLTELRVDGIEVGFPSSNETEFIASKTLARRAPVGIPIAGLSRANETEIAKTWEAIQYANKPRMHIVYPVSDFSIRHVLKISESEVVQKIKKAVSFARSIVGKDVEIQFSGEHFGDAIENFAFTKEAFLAAIEAGANIINLPNTVERYRPMVFVNMVKEMKDFIGDRAKVSVHTHNDLGMATATSVECAYVGAEQIEVALNGLGERAGNTNLYETVIALHQNGENLGINFERIYPTAKRIAEMTGIPIGEKTPIIGEDIFSHRSGIHQDGVAKTIKQSKGAYRTFSPEFVGRKDAETISFTNQSGHRAIQFLLEKRGIVVPGEEIHRLFEIAKTISSNENNREITEAELVDLARGFALSP, from the coding sequence ATGAAACCAAAACAAATCAAAATCCAAGACGTTACCTTAAGGGACGGAAACCAAGCATTACGTAAACCCTGGACCTTAGAAGAAAAAATCGAAGTCTTCGACTTACTTACCGAGTTACGTGTCGATGGGATTGAAGTAGGCTTTCCTTCTTCTAACGAAACAGAATTTATCGCAAGCAAAACCTTAGCAAGAAGAGCTCCGGTAGGAATCCCGATCGCTGGACTTTCCCGCGCCAACGAAACAGAGATCGCAAAAACTTGGGAAGCCATTCAATATGCAAACAAACCCAGAATGCACATAGTGTATCCTGTAAGTGATTTTTCCATCCGCCATGTTTTGAAAATTTCAGAATCCGAAGTCGTCCAAAAGATCAAAAAAGCGGTTTCTTTTGCACGCTCCATCGTAGGAAAAGATGTAGAAATTCAATTTTCCGGTGAACATTTTGGTGATGCCATTGAAAACTTTGCTTTCACCAAAGAGGCCTTTCTTGCGGCCATAGAAGCCGGTGCCAATATCATCAACTTACCGAACACTGTCGAAAGATACAGACCGATGGTATTTGTGAATATGGTAAAAGAGATGAAAGACTTTATTGGTGATAGAGCCAAAGTTTCGGTTCACACTCACAATGATTTGGGGATGGCTACGGCAACATCCGTAGAATGTGCGTATGTCGGCGCTGAACAAATCGAAGTGGCTCTTAATGGTTTGGGAGAAAGAGCAGGAAATACTAATTTGTATGAAACTGTGATCGCCTTACACCAAAATGGCGAAAATTTAGGAATCAACTTTGAAAGAATTTATCCCACAGCCAAACGAATTGCCGAGATGACAGGGATTCCTATTGGAGAAAAAACTCCCATCATTGGCGAAGATATCTTTTCTCATAGATCAGGGATCCACCAAGATGGAGTGGCAAAGACCATCAAACAATCCAAAGGTGCTTACCGAACTTTTTCTCCAGAGTTTGTGGGAAGAAAGGACGCGGAAACAATATCGTTTACCAACCAATCAGGGCATAGGGCCATTCAGTTTTTATTGGAAAAACGAGGGATTGTGGTTCCTGGAGAAGAAATCCACCGATTGTTTGAAATCGCCAAAACCATTTCCTCAAATGAAAATAACCGAGAAATCACCGAAGCAGAGTTAGTGGATTTGGCAAGAGGTTTTGCTCTATCCCCCTGA
- a CDS encoding sodium:solute symporter — protein sequence MIWDLFVLISYFILVFYFGFHFAKNNQKEEDFYLAKKEIHWGFLLLSLVATETSSLTFLSIPSLSFKGDYRFLEIAFGYVIGRTIVALYLLPSYFSGNTISVYEYVGNRFGKSPQKTISFVFTISRLLGDGIRLYISSLPIAFLLERMGLEFSPEVLGMIALTTLSIVTIIYSVVGGFRAIVFTDVLQWFIYVFGGIFALGLLIYKLDIPFTTGFAELKTLGKINLFVFDYLPEGDNSYFILFALIGGAFISIGSHGTDLMLVQRVIATKNLVSGQKILIGSGIVVFFQFVLFLFIGSLLYLFYEGQTMAPDKVFSQFIVNEVPSPLLGILVAAILASAMSTLSSTINSLSLTWARDWEMDKWFSPKALSLFFGFTLFVSSLIPYFLIQTWEKGLLEMGLTIFSYTLGPSIAVFFLARGKADLPVSGSVFSTFFLASIFTTVAFGLGFKLSFTLLIPIGFGTLVFLVQISRVFLKKN from the coding sequence ATGATCTGGGATTTATTCGTTCTTATCTCTTACTTTATCCTCGTTTTTTATTTTGGATTTCACTTCGCAAAGAACAATCAAAAAGAAGAAGACTTCTACCTTGCAAAAAAAGAAATCCATTGGGGTTTCCTTCTCCTGTCCTTGGTGGCAACAGAAACTTCGAGTTTAACTTTTTTAAGTATCCCCTCTTTATCTTTCAAAGGAGATTATAGGTTTCTTGAAATTGCTTTTGGTTATGTGATTGGAAGAACTATCGTTGCCTTGTATCTCTTACCATCGTATTTTTCAGGGAATACAATTTCTGTGTATGAATATGTGGGAAACCGGTTTGGCAAATCCCCACAAAAAACAATTTCTTTTGTATTTACGATCTCCAGACTTCTTGGAGATGGAATCAGATTGTACATTAGTTCTCTTCCCATCGCCTTTTTATTAGAAAGAATGGGACTTGAGTTTTCACCAGAAGTATTAGGAATGATTGCACTCACCACTCTGAGCATTGTTACTATCATCTATTCTGTAGTGGGAGGATTTCGTGCCATTGTATTTACCGATGTACTCCAGTGGTTTATTTATGTCTTCGGTGGAATTTTTGCTCTCGGACTTTTAATCTACAAACTTGACATTCCATTTACAACCGGATTTGCAGAACTCAAAACTTTAGGAAAAATAAATTTATTCGTTTTTGATTATCTCCCAGAAGGAGATAATAGTTACTTTATTTTATTTGCTCTCATAGGGGGTGCCTTTATCTCCATTGGATCACATGGAACAGACCTAATGCTTGTTCAACGAGTCATTGCAACAAAAAACTTAGTTTCCGGTCAAAAGATATTGATTGGAAGTGGAATTGTTGTTTTCTTTCAATTTGTTCTTTTTCTTTTCATCGGTTCCCTTCTTTATCTTTTTTATGAGGGCCAAACCATGGCTCCCGACAAAGTCTTTAGCCAGTTCATCGTCAATGAAGTTCCTTCTCCCTTACTTGGGATCCTTGTAGCGGCCATCCTTGCCAGTGCCATGTCCACACTCAGCTCTACCATCAACTCTCTTTCATTGACCTGGGCTCGGGATTGGGAAATGGACAAATGGTTTTCCCCCAAAGCACTTTCTCTCTTTTTTGGATTCACTCTTTTTGTTTCGAGTCTCATTCCTTATTTTCTCATCCAAACATGGGAAAAGGGACTTTTGGAAATGGGTCTCACCATCTTTTCTTATACCCTTGGTCCTTCGATTGCCGTTTTCTTTTTGGCTCGGGGAAAGGCCGATTTACCAGTATCAGGATCTGTGTTTTCCACATTCTTTCTCGCAAGCATTTTCACCACAGTGGCTTTTGGACTCGGATTCAAACTTTCCTTTACCCTTCTCATCCCGATTGGATTTGGAACTCTTGTTTTCCTCGTTCAAATTTCCCGAGTCTTTCTTAAAAAAAATTGA
- a CDS encoding DUF4349 domain-containing protein, whose translation MEISKKILTSLIFLGLSFSLTQCSSAKGMERERQKNISYEETEDYAPSVAAAPKSAPSGETSQNTTKPQKRMMVYSVNVNLQSKEIETKVTEIVKLAESFGGFALQYSSGGSVQLKIPAEKLKQFLYTLRNQSQNYSEEVSAQDVTEDYTDTEIRMENALKMRTRLLEILKTAKTLEETLKVEAELNKVSESIDRWEGRLKYLSSAVQLSSVHVQVRQKWEPVVQKEYKPGPLGYPFYYLYLGIGKVKDGLVWLFVQEIPKEKTEIPE comes from the coding sequence ATGGAAATTTCTAAAAAAATCCTCACATCCTTAATTTTCCTTGGCCTCAGCTTTAGTTTGACCCAATGTTCTTCCGCAAAAGGAATGGAACGGGAAAGACAAAAAAACATCTCCTACGAAGAAACAGAAGATTATGCACCTTCTGTGGCTGCGGCACCTAAGTCAGCTCCATCAGGAGAGACTTCACAAAACACAACGAAACCTCAAAAACGAATGATGGTTTATTCGGTAAATGTAAATTTACAATCCAAAGAAATAGAAACCAAAGTCACAGAAATTGTGAAACTCGCAGAATCCTTTGGCGGTTTTGCACTTCAATATAGTTCGGGGGGAAGTGTTCAATTGAAAATCCCTGCTGAAAAACTCAAACAGTTTCTTTACACTTTACGAAACCAATCGCAAAACTACTCAGAAGAAGTTTCTGCACAAGATGTAACAGAAGATTATACGGATACAGAAATTCGTATGGAAAATGCCCTCAAAATGAGAACCCGTCTTTTAGAAATTTTAAAAACAGCAAAAACTTTAGAAGAGACTTTAAAAGTGGAAGCAGAATTAAACAAAGTCTCCGAATCCATTGATAGATGGGAAGGAAGATTGAAGTATCTATCCAGTGCAGTGCAGCTCTCTTCCGTTCATGTTCAAGTGCGCCAGAAATGGGAACCAGTGGTTCAAAAAGAATACAAACCTGGGCCACTAGGGTATCCATTTTACTATTTATACTTAGGCATTGGCAAAGTCAAAGATGGACTTGTATGGCTCTTTGTCCAAGAAATACCCAAGGAAAAAACGGAAATTCCTGAATAA
- a CDS encoding WD40/YVTN/BNR-like repeat-containing protein, whose protein sequence is MNIIFRIVLFSSLLIFLTTGCTPEKDNNDSLALLLLGASALTNNSAGDLRCQNKTLNWTVHDPAETNLWSAITYGDKFVAIATNGTNASMSSQDGITWTGHATSEVGSFVSIAYGSGRYVTISPSATVRVMSSPDGTTWTDGNPSSNIQWRGITYGNGQFVAVAANFTNQVMTSPDGITWTGRTGVETNNWISIVYGADKYVAVAFGGTNRIMTSPDGITWTAQTAPVGNTWISVAYGNGQFVALASGTSANQLMTSSDGITWTAQSATEANSWSSVTYGNGLFVAVSSNGTNRVMTSQDGINWKAQVTPEQKTWSAITFGNNRFVAVSSDGGSSKVMTASCE, encoded by the coding sequence ATGAATATAATTTTCCGCATTGTTCTTTTTTCCAGTCTGCTTATTTTTTTAACAACCGGTTGTACACCGGAAAAGGATAATAATGATTCCCTTGCTTTGCTTTTACTCGGAGCTTCGGCTTTAACCAACAATTCTGCAGGAGATTTACGTTGTCAAAATAAAACACTGAATTGGACCGTTCATGATCCTGCTGAAACAAACCTGTGGTCCGCTATCACATATGGCGACAAATTTGTAGCGATTGCTACCAATGGGACTAATGCATCGATGTCTTCTCAAGATGGAATTACTTGGACAGGGCATGCTACTTCAGAAGTTGGATCCTTTGTGTCTATCGCTTACGGAAGTGGTCGGTATGTGACAATTTCTCCGTCTGCAACCGTCAGGGTGATGTCCTCCCCAGATGGTACCACTTGGACAGATGGTAATCCTTCATCTAACATCCAATGGAGGGGAATTACCTATGGAAACGGTCAATTTGTGGCAGTGGCTGCAAATTTTACCAATCAAGTGATGACTTCTCCTGATGGAATCACTTGGACGGGACGAACAGGGGTGGAGACTAATAACTGGATTTCAATTGTATATGGAGCTGATAAATATGTGGCTGTAGCCTTTGGTGGAACCAATCGGATAATGACTTCTCCCGACGGAATTACATGGACGGCACAAACGGCACCTGTAGGTAATACTTGGATTTCTGTTGCTTACGGAAATGGTCAATTCGTGGCGCTTGCTAGCGGAACAAGTGCGAACCAACTAATGACTTCTTCTGATGGAATTACATGGACGGCGCAATCAGCAACTGAAGCAAACAGTTGGTCTTCAGTAACTTATGGAAACGGGCTTTTTGTTGCAGTATCGTCAAATGGAACCAATCGGGTGATGACATCTCAAGATGGAATTAATTGGAAAGCTCAGGTAACCCCAGAACAAAAAACTTGGAGCGCCATTACATTCGGAAACAATCGTTTTGTGGCAGTTTCTAGTGATGGTGGATCTTCTAAAGTTATGACTGCTAGTTGCGAATAA
- a CDS encoding alkaline phosphatase D family protein, translated as MKLASSFVLPVSFSVFLVLFPVLLPIEAKELESFRIGFGSCLHQDKESPVLAQWKKESFDLILLLGDNIYADSLVAEEKIPSYRKQFARPEWKAIRSKSQILATWDDHDYGINDSGGEFEDKIKSREVFISQMGSLMPKGRSFGTKDGKGIFHSYFLEFKKKKVHIVIPDTRFFRTPLKQSFFFSFTGKKNYSPNDDDSATILGEEQWNWLVAELNKPSDLLVFVSSVQVIPTEQPFEKWGNFPKDREKLFQLLGSAKASDLVILSGDRHIAEIYEYPFSKDRKFVEITSSSLNLPLPFLLSEYDFEFKQGSAFREENYGTLKIQLKSGKLIWRSEIKDKTGNVVLSYPNNDSN; from the coding sequence ATGAAACTAGCATCTTCCTTCGTTCTCCCTGTTTCATTCTCCGTATTTTTGGTTTTGTTTCCTGTCCTTCTTCCTATTGAAGCAAAGGAACTTGAGAGTTTTCGGATTGGTTTTGGATCTTGTTTGCACCAAGACAAAGAAAGTCCTGTTCTGGCTCAGTGGAAAAAAGAATCGTTCGATCTTATCCTTTTGTTAGGTGATAATATATACGCGGATAGTTTGGTTGCCGAAGAAAAAATTCCTTCCTACAGGAAACAATTCGCAAGACCAGAGTGGAAGGCCATTCGTTCTAAATCGCAAATTCTTGCTACTTGGGATGACCATGATTATGGAATTAATGATAGTGGTGGAGAGTTTGAAGATAAGATCAAGAGCCGTGAAGTTTTTATTTCACAAATGGGTTCTCTGATGCCAAAAGGTCGAAGTTTTGGAACCAAAGATGGAAAAGGTATCTTCCATTCTTACTTTTTAGAATTCAAAAAGAAAAAAGTTCATATTGTGATTCCTGATACAAGGTTTTTTCGCACTCCTTTGAAACAGAGTTTCTTCTTCAGCTTCACAGGGAAAAAAAACTACAGTCCGAATGATGATGACAGTGCCACAATTCTTGGGGAAGAACAATGGAATTGGTTAGTCGCTGAATTAAACAAACCTTCTGATTTGCTGGTATTTGTTTCCAGCGTTCAAGTCATTCCCACCGAACAGCCGTTTGAGAAATGGGGAAACTTTCCTAAAGACAGAGAAAAACTGTTTCAACTTTTAGGTTCCGCAAAGGCTTCTGATTTGGTCATTCTTTCTGGAGACAGACATATTGCCGAAATTTACGAATATCCATTTTCGAAAGACCGTAAGTTTGTTGAAATCACTTCTAGTTCTCTCAATTTACCTTTGCCTTTTTTATTGTCCGAATACGATTTCGAATTCAAACAAGGATCTGCGTTCCGTGAAGAGAATTACGGAACTTTAAAGATTCAATTAAAATCTGGAAAATTGATTTGGCGGTCTGAGATTAAGGACAAAACTGGAAATGTTGTGCTTTCCTATCCTAACAATGATTCTAATTAA